The proteins below come from a single Candidatus Kirkpatrickella diaphorinae genomic window:
- a CDS encoding HAD-IA family hydrolase, whose product MNPMAEAEVNVVRHQPGRLPPHVEAVRPLIEQAEIVSFDVFDTLLVRPFARPVDVFTLMERQSGVKGFHDARILAERLAREKNHARSGSAEVTIDDIYQQIKLPGLGQTSFQALKALELATEGEILKRSPAIGPIYDLARSLGKKVIAISDMYLPASMIASVLARNGLAVDEIFVSCEHQTSKHESTLYEVVARSCGVDTTRITHIGDNYKADCEAALKAGVVGYHIPSVLDQLFRDGRFNQPALHKLFQVQKHGADTSHNLFASLSLAFIAQFRVRHPDAPIARIFGAMYAGPLVTGFAAWLNMVMQIDQVAHVRLATRDGYITKEVWDILGLPGRASVMQSSRRLTMVPAFHTAFEKEIGSVLSTSSACTLRECVQRLGIGEGEAELLDALSIHTPLDRVLDTPAKISAALIAMKECRPIWLRIAAREMNAYQRYLQDEGFDPAHDAMADCGWALTSQRRTELILGKKFRGYYVGTLEHAYMHEDIRSFLFHHGQDRNWVRLAERGVELLELAFASTHAQISHFEESGDGVRPVSTQHQRQYEILIGNFVAQMQDEIRLFAAHFKPFISHITLNEMRDTLHDLFSSLIMAPTDYEYEELALLPHSRELGASGFATIGTFWSTQNGHYAEMQQATGWRSYVRLGLISFRQEGLRLTWMRVKRVLRRRLKR is encoded by the coding sequence ATGAACCCGATGGCCGAAGCTGAGGTGAATGTCGTCCGCCATCAACCGGGCAGATTACCCCCTCACGTCGAAGCTGTGCGACCTCTCATTGAGCAGGCGGAGATTGTTTCTTTCGACGTTTTCGACACGCTTCTGGTGCGCCCGTTTGCGCGGCCGGTTGACGTCTTTACGCTGATGGAGCGGCAATCCGGCGTCAAGGGTTTTCACGATGCAAGGATCCTGGCTGAGCGCCTGGCGCGGGAGAAAAATCACGCCCGCAGCGGGTCGGCTGAAGTTACGATTGATGACATCTACCAGCAGATCAAACTTCCCGGCCTCGGCCAGACAAGCTTCCAGGCGCTGAAAGCGCTGGAACTCGCGACAGAGGGAGAAATTCTCAAGCGATCCCCCGCGATCGGCCCGATTTATGACCTTGCCAGATCCCTTGGTAAAAAGGTGATCGCAATTTCCGACATGTATCTGCCAGCATCGATGATTGCGTCCGTGCTGGCCAGAAACGGCTTAGCGGTCGATGAGATTTTTGTCTCCTGTGAACATCAGACGTCCAAGCATGAAAGCACGCTTTACGAAGTCGTCGCCCGGTCATGCGGCGTCGACACCACGCGCATCACGCATATTGGCGATAATTACAAGGCGGATTGTGAAGCCGCGCTGAAGGCGGGCGTCGTCGGCTATCATATCCCCTCAGTGCTGGATCAGCTTTTCCGGGACGGTCGGTTCAACCAGCCCGCTCTGCATAAGCTTTTCCAGGTGCAGAAACACGGCGCCGATACATCACATAATCTTTTTGCGTCCCTCTCCCTGGCTTTCATTGCGCAATTCCGCGTCCGTCATCCTGACGCGCCCATCGCACGCATTTTTGGGGCGATGTATGCCGGCCCCCTCGTGACAGGGTTTGCTGCCTGGCTTAACATGGTGATGCAGATTGATCAGGTCGCGCATGTGCGTCTTGCCACGCGGGACGGCTATATCACGAAGGAAGTCTGGGATATTCTTGGACTACCCGGCCGTGCCAGCGTCATGCAGAGTTCCCGCCGCCTCACGATGGTGCCCGCTTTTCACACAGCTTTTGAAAAAGAAATCGGCTCCGTCCTCAGCACAAGCTCGGCCTGCACGTTGCGTGAATGCGTCCAACGGCTTGGCATCGGAGAGGGAGAGGCCGAGTTACTCGATGCGCTTTCAATTCACACACCGCTTGACCGTGTCCTTGATACACCCGCAAAAATCTCTGCGGCCCTGATCGCGATGAAGGAATGCCGCCCGATCTGGCTTCGCATCGCCGCGCGGGAAATGAACGCCTATCAACGCTACCTGCAGGATGAAGGATTTGACCCGGCTCATGACGCCATGGCGGATTGCGGCTGGGCACTGACATCACAACGCCGGACAGAACTCATCCTCGGCAAAAAATTTCGCGGCTATTATGTTGGCACGCTTGAGCACGCTTATATGCATGAGGATATCCGGTCCTTTCTCTTCCATCACGGGCAGGATAGAAACTGGGTGCGCCTTGCTGAACGTGGCGTTGAACTGCTTGAACTGGCTTTTGCCTCCACGCACGCGCAGATCAGCCATTTTGAGGAAAGCGGGGACGGCGTGAGGCCGGTCTCGACGCAGCATCAGCGGCAATATGAAATCCTCATCGGCAATTTCGTGGCGCAGATGCAGGATGAAATCCGTCTTTTCGCGGCGCATTTCAAGCCATTTATCTCTCATATCACGCTGAATGAAATGCGCGATACGCTTCACGATCTCTTCAGCAGCCTCATCATGGCGCCCACAGACTATGAATATGAGGAGCTCGCTTTACTGCCGCATAGTCGTGAGCTTGGTGCCTCCGGATTTGCGACCATCGGAACATTCTGGTCCACGCAGAATGGCCACTATGCTGAAATGCAGCAGGCCACAGGCTGGCGCAGTTATGTGCGTTTAGGATTGATTTCCTTCCGTCAGGAGGGCCTGCGTCTGACATGGATGCGTGTCAAGCGCGTTCTGCGTCGTCGCCTGAAGCGATAA
- a CDS encoding class II 3-deoxy-7-phosphoheptulonate synthase, whose product MDPDRFATAPERWTPASWRSFPVRQMPRYPDDAALEAVEARLRKYPPLVFAGEAERLRLQLAKAAQGEAFILQGGNCAESFAEFQADNIRDTFRVLLQMAVVLTFAARVPVVKIGRMAGQYAKPRSSDEETREGVTLPCYRGDIINGPDFTEAARIPDPARMETGYFHSVGVMNLLRAFANGGYANLNKVHKWNLGFVQRSPSGKRYADLANRIDEALGFISACGFDAAAPQFNETEFYTSHEALLLPYEQALTRVDSLTGKWYDCSAHFLWIGDRTRQPEGAHVEFLRGVSNPIGIKVGPTSTVEDLEKLLQILNPKDEAGRITLISRMGRSKVRTHLPPLLAAVQKTGRTVTWICDPMHGNTTTTADKVKTRSFEAILDEVIGFFSVFQEAGLRPGGVHLEMTGQDVTECVGGAQCLTEADLAGRYETFCDPRLNAEQSLEMAFLLANELTGCFAPALEQAG is encoded by the coding sequence ATGGACCCGGATCGCTTCGCTACCGCGCCTGAACGCTGGACGCCGGCAAGCTGGCGCTCTTTCCCCGTGCGTCAGATGCCGCGATACCCCGATGACGCAGCGCTTGAAGCCGTTGAAGCCCGGCTTCGCAAATATCCGCCCCTCGTCTTTGCGGGGGAGGCAGAGCGCCTGCGCCTCCAGCTTGCCAAGGCGGCACAAGGTGAGGCTTTTATCTTGCAAGGCGGAAATTGCGCTGAAAGCTTCGCGGAGTTTCAGGCCGATAACATTCGGGACACTTTCCGGGTGCTCCTGCAAATGGCGGTCGTGCTGACATTCGCGGCCCGCGTGCCCGTCGTGAAAATCGGCCGCATGGCGGGGCAGTATGCCAAGCCACGTTCCTCCGATGAGGAAACGCGTGAGGGCGTCACGTTACCCTGTTACCGTGGTGACATCATCAACGGGCCGGATTTTACGGAAGCCGCGCGTATTCCCGACCCGGCACGGATGGAAACAGGTTATTTCCATTCCGTGGGGGTAATGAATCTTCTCCGTGCCTTCGCGAATGGCGGTTACGCCAATCTTAACAAGGTTCATAAGTGGAATCTGGGCTTCGTGCAGCGCTCGCCGTCCGGCAAACGTTATGCCGACCTCGCCAATCGTATTGACGAGGCGCTCGGATTTATCTCAGCTTGCGGCTTTGATGCCGCGGCGCCACAATTTAACGAGACTGAATTCTACACCTCTCATGAAGCGCTTCTTTTACCTTATGAGCAGGCTTTGACGCGGGTCGATAGTCTGACCGGTAAATGGTACGATTGCTCAGCGCATTTTCTCTGGATCGGGGACAGGACGCGGCAGCCTGAGGGGGCGCATGTTGAATTCCTCCGCGGTGTCAGCAACCCGATCGGCATCAAGGTCGGGCCGACATCCACCGTTGAGGATCTGGAGAAGCTTTTGCAGATCCTCAACCCGAAGGATGAGGCGGGTCGTATCACCCTCATCTCCCGTATGGGCCGCAGCAAAGTGCGGACGCATCTGCCGCCCCTCCTCGCGGCTGTGCAGAAGACAGGGCGCACCGTGACATGGATCTGCGACCCGATGCATGGCAATACGACCACGACGGCGGATAAGGTCAAAACACGCTCTTTTGAAGCGATCCTGGATGAAGTTATCGGGTTTTTCTCGGTCTTTCAGGAAGCGGGGCTTCGGCCCGGCGGCGTGCATCTGGAGATGACCGGTCAGGATGTCACGGAATGTGTCGGGGGGGCGCAATGTCTGACAGAGGCGGATCTCGCAGGACGTTATGAAACATTCTGCGATCCACGACTGAATGCGGAGCAGTCGCTTGAAATGGCCTTCCTCCTCGCCAATGAACTGACAGGCTGTTTCGCACCGGCGCTGGAACAAGCGGGTTGA
- a CDS encoding beta/alpha barrel domain-containing protein: MRATLSAADVPGWTDVYFNRTENIVVAQGDMQVTYAFFIRRPVLAALGPMLECLEKVTTEKGVKVDVALPFREGAWVGAGEPIAFLTGPFSQLASLETILLQKLGSCCVAAHNAYQMAVSMPRTPFLAMDARHCTGPEMQIMMAYAAAVGSRAANQEGAVGFVNSANDVTAFLFGQAHGAGTMPHALVGYAGSTIRAAEIYHDRYPQEKMTVLVDYFAQEVTDTIALCQRFPRLAEKGDLSIRLDTHGGRFLEGLDTQKSYAILEKHVPGVTRRYRSEAELRYLIGSGVSAAALWRMREVLDAHGGAQVKIVASSGFGVEKCLAMHDARAPADIIGTGSYLPHKWDETYATADIVAYDGVLRVKSGREHLMARWQEFRKSK, encoded by the coding sequence ATGCGGGCGACGCTCTCCGCGGCGGATGTGCCAGGCTGGACGGACGTTTATTTCAACCGCACGGAAAATATCGTCGTCGCCCAGGGCGATATGCAGGTGACATACGCCTTTTTCATTCGTCGCCCCGTCCTCGCGGCCCTTGGGCCGATGCTGGAATGTCTTGAAAAAGTGACGACTGAGAAAGGCGTCAAAGTGGATGTGGCGTTGCCCTTCCGGGAAGGGGCGTGGGTCGGGGCCGGGGAGCCGATTGCGTTCCTCACCGGTCCTTTCTCACAATTAGCGTCTCTGGAAACGATTCTTCTGCAAAAATTGGGGAGTTGCTGCGTCGCGGCGCATAATGCCTATCAAATGGCCGTGTCGATGCCCCGGACACCCTTCCTCGCCATGGATGCACGCCATTGCACAGGGCCGGAAATGCAGATCATGATGGCTTACGCCGCCGCGGTCGGCAGCCGCGCGGCCAATCAGGAAGGTGCTGTCGGTTTCGTCAATTCCGCGAATGACGTGACTGCTTTTCTGTTCGGGCAGGCACATGGTGCGGGGACGATGCCGCACGCACTGGTCGGTTATGCGGGCAGCACCATCCGGGCGGCGGAAATCTATCATGACCGCTACCCGCAGGAAAAAATGACCGTCCTCGTCGATTATTTCGCGCAGGAGGTCACGGACACCATCGCCCTTTGCCAGAGATTTCCGCGCCTGGCGGAAAAGGGGGATCTCAGCATCAGGTTGGACACACATGGCGGGCGCTTTCTTGAAGGGCTCGATACGCAGAAATCCTACGCGATACTGGAGAAGCATGTGCCCGGCGTGACACGGCGTTACCGCTCAGAGGCGGAGCTGCGTTACCTGATCGGGTCGGGTGTTTCCGCAGCGGCATTATGGCGGATGCGTGAGGTGCTGGATGCGCATGGGGGTGCCCAAGTCAAAATCGTCGCCTCATCCGGTTTCGGGGTGGAAAAATGCCTCGCCATGCATGATGCGCGGGCCCCGGCAGATATTATCGGCACAGGGTCTTATCTGCCGCATAAATGGGACGAAACCTACGCGACGGCCGATATCGTCGCTTATGACGGCGTGTTACGCGTCAAATCAGGGCGTGAGCACTTGATGGCGCGCTGGCAGGAATTCAGGAAGAGCAAGTAA
- the gltX gene encoding glutamate--tRNA ligase codes for MKLRFAPSPTGYLHVGNARLAIANALYARHHAAQFLLRIDDTDTGRSKAEYENAIQTDLTWLGIAWDETARQTARLDRYQAAIEALKASGRLYPCFETEQELAAKREARIRARKPPIYDRAMLSLTAEQRAKAEANGKVPHWRFRLTNGHRAWQDLVMGACQVKLTAISDPVLVRADGTILYTLASVVDDLELGVTHIIRGEDHITNTGVQLDIIEALAGPKARFTFAHLPLLLDEGGGKLSKRFDSLSLKSLRQDGVEPDAIISYLSRIGSALNPEPMNFDEAARSYDISAISRAAARFDMRQLLGLNRRLLQGRAYEAVKSRLPSDLPEAFWDVIRHNIDLLPEAAHWWSIVKDDITPPALKAEADFLSQAITVLPTGAWDESVWQIWVSALKAASGRAGKSLFMPLRLALTGEENGPELKAILPFIGREKTVRRLEEAAAN; via the coding sequence ATGAAACTCCGCTTTGCTCCCAGTCCTACAGGTTATCTTCATGTTGGCAATGCGCGTCTTGCCATTGCCAATGCGCTTTATGCGCGGCACCACGCGGCGCAGTTTCTTCTTCGTATCGATGATACGGATACAGGCCGGTCCAAAGCGGAATATGAAAACGCCATTCAAACGGACCTCACCTGGCTTGGAATTGCCTGGGACGAAACGGCCCGACAGACGGCCCGGCTTGACCGCTATCAGGCCGCCATTGAAGCGCTGAAAGCGAGCGGACGCCTTTATCCCTGCTTCGAGACGGAACAGGAACTGGCCGCCAAGCGAGAGGCGCGCATCCGCGCCCGAAAGCCCCCGATTTATGACCGCGCGATGCTGTCCCTGACGGCGGAACAGCGCGCCAAGGCAGAAGCAAACGGGAAAGTGCCTCACTGGCGCTTCCGCCTGACAAACGGGCACCGCGCCTGGCAGGATCTCGTCATGGGGGCATGCCAGGTCAAACTTACCGCAATTTCCGACCCCGTGCTGGTGCGGGCGGATGGCACCATCCTTTACACCCTCGCTTCCGTCGTTGATGACCTCGAACTCGGCGTGACCCACATCATTCGTGGTGAAGATCACATCACCAATACGGGGGTGCAGCTCGATATTATTGAGGCTTTGGCCGGGCCGAAAGCGCGTTTTACCTTTGCCCACCTGCCGCTCCTGTTGGATGAAGGCGGGGGTAAATTATCCAAGAGGTTTGACTCCCTTTCCCTCAAATCCCTGCGTCAGGATGGGGTGGAGCCGGATGCGATTATTTCTTACCTTTCCCGCATCGGCAGTGCCCTGAACCCTGAGCCGATGAATTTTGATGAGGCGGCCAGGTCCTATGATATCAGCGCGATCTCCCGGGCGGCGGCGCGTTTTGACATGCGCCAGTTGCTCGGTCTTAATCGTCGCCTGCTTCAGGGCCGCGCCTATGAGGCGGTGAAGTCCCGCCTGCCTTCCGACCTGCCGGAGGCCTTCTGGGACGTCATCCGGCATAATATTGATCTTCTGCCTGAAGCGGCGCATTGGTGGTCGATCGTCAAGGATGACATCACGCCGCCCGCTTTGAAGGCGGAGGCGGATTTCCTCAGCCAGGCCATCACGGTCCTGCCGACCGGCGCATGGGATGAATCGGTCTGGCAGATATGGGTCTCAGCCCTGAAAGCGGCGTCCGGCCGCGCCGGGAAATCGCTTTTCATGCCGCTTCGCCTCGCTTTGACGGGAGAGGAAAACGGGCCGGAACTAAAGGCGATCCTGCCCTTTATCGGACGGGAAAAAACCGTGCGACGGTTGGAAGAGGCGGCGGCAAACTAA
- a CDS encoding CDP-alcohol phosphatidyltransferase family protein, whose amino-acid sequence MPHNRARKRRLRRLNPLRVRRPRVRGLSFNRLIPNILTMLGLCAGLSAIRFGIESRFEEAAIALLVAACIDGLDGRIARLLHATSHFGAEFDSLSDFVCFGVAPSLLLFLWTLQWEGGRYGFIPCILFTVCMALRLARFNASLADDDKPAYSANYFTGVPAPAGALIVLFPLFMGLEARRIQSEWLFTCAHQPLLSAIMLMMTAALLVSTTPVWSFKNFRIPSRHILPIMLGTVLYATFLISDPWAALALAALVYLLMIPFSRQSFKKLKREAEALSEEVEAVT is encoded by the coding sequence ATGCCACATAACCGAGCCAGAAAGCGGCGCCTAAGACGCCTCAACCCCCTTCGTGTGCGACGCCCCCGCGTGCGGGGCCTGTCCTTTAACCGGCTGATCCCGAATATTCTGACGATGCTCGGCCTGTGTGCCGGGTTGAGCGCCATTCGCTTTGGTATTGAAAGCCGGTTTGAGGAAGCGGCGATTGCCCTCCTGGTCGCCGCCTGTATTGACGGGCTCGACGGACGGATTGCGCGGCTTCTGCATGCGACATCGCATTTTGGCGCTGAATTTGACAGCCTGTCCGACTTCGTCTGTTTCGGTGTCGCACCCTCCCTGCTGCTTTTTCTGTGGACGCTGCAATGGGAGGGGGGGCGCTATGGCTTTATTCCCTGCATCCTTTTTACGGTTTGCATGGCGCTGCGCCTCGCGCGTTTTAATGCCAGCCTCGCTGATGATGACAAACCTGCTTATTCCGCGAATTACTTTACCGGTGTCCCGGCGCCTGCGGGGGCGCTGATTGTGCTCTTCCCGCTCTTTATGGGGTTGGAGGCGCGCCGCATTCAGTCAGAATGGCTCTTTACCTGCGCTCATCAGCCGCTTCTCTCCGCCATCATGTTGATGATGACCGCAGCTTTGCTGGTTTCCACGACGCCCGTCTGGTCGTTCAAGAACTTCAGGATACCATCACGGCATATTCTGCCGATCATGCTTGGGACGGTTCTTTACGCGACCTTCCTGATCTCTGACCCCTGGGCCGCCCTGGCCCTCGCCGCCCTCGTCTATCTGCTGATGATCCCGTTCAGCCGTCAAAGCTTCAAAAAGCTGAAGAGGGAGGCCGAGGCGCTCTCGGAGGAAGTCGAAGCGGTCACTTGA
- a CDS encoding phosphatidylserine decarboxylase, producing MSLLQSIRTVIAPPHKAATPFLALTGLLTLIGRATPWRATRWVGHVGLAGLAFCLYFFRDPKRVSPVRANLALAPADGHITSVELATPPAALDMGDQPVWRVATFLSVLDVHINRMPSKGVVTRVAYHEGQFINASLDKASDLNERNEVRLTLDDGRHMAIVQIAGLIARRIVCYAEEGSTYEPGERFGLIRFGSRTDLYLPHGVTPLVSVGQKMVGGETVIAEL from the coding sequence ATGTCCCTTTTGCAATCCATCCGAACCGTCATCGCCCCCCCTCACAAGGCGGCGACTCCTTTCCTCGCTTTGACGGGGCTTCTCACCCTGATCGGCCGCGCCACGCCATGGCGGGCGACGCGTTGGGTCGGGCATGTCGGGCTGGCGGGACTTGCCTTCTGCCTCTATTTTTTCCGCGACCCGAAACGTGTTTCCCCCGTCCGCGCCAACCTGGCTCTCGCGCCGGCGGATGGTCATATCACATCGGTGGAACTGGCCACCCCACCGGCAGCATTGGATATGGGGGATCAGCCTGTCTGGCGCGTCGCCACGTTTCTTTCCGTACTGGATGTGCATATCAACCGGATGCCGTCAAAGGGGGTCGTCACGCGCGTCGCCTATCATGAAGGGCAATTCATCAATGCCAGTCTCGATAAAGCCTCAGATCTCAATGAGCGGAATGAAGTCCGCCTGACGCTGGATGACGGGCGCCATATGGCCATCGTCCAAATTGCCGGCCTCATCGCCCGCAGGATCGTCTGCTACGCGGAAGAGGGCAGCACTTATGAGCCGGGTGAACGCTTCGGGCTGATCCGTTTCGGCTCTCGCACCGATCTTTACCTGCCGCACGGCGTTACGCCTCTGGTCAGTGTCGGTCAGAAAATGGTCGGCGGCGAGACGGTGATTGCAGAACTTTAA
- the bla gene encoding class A beta-lactamase encodes MSHRSTRREILASGISAVLAPRAFGAEIADFSGARDIDALQKRTGGRIGFSARLHGERRMLAFQPDQLFPMCSTHKFISVAALLALVDSGKRDLRQFIRYTERDIQFYAPVAKRHLHEGGMSLNAICAAAFRQSDNSAANLILQELGGPAGWTRFARQINDPVSRLDRYEPALNAAEAGDERDTTSPEAMRRNIEKILTGNVLSRPSRRRLTYWMRNAPLTSSLIQSGLGRKADVYDKSGAGAHGTRGDIGLVNLRDGTMMSVAIYLTGTTLSRRAQDRLIAEITRRIVRQFFPT; translated from the coding sequence ATGTCTCACCGCTCGACCCGCCGAGAAATTCTGGCTTCAGGCATCAGCGCTGTGCTGGCGCCACGGGCTTTCGGCGCGGAAATCGCGGATTTCAGCGGGGCGCGAGATATCGACGCCTTACAGAAGCGCACGGGTGGTCGGATCGGTTTTTCCGCGCGGCTTCACGGTGAAAGGCGCATGCTGGCATTTCAGCCTGACCAGCTTTTCCCGATGTGCAGCACGCATAAATTCATCTCGGTTGCTGCCTTATTGGCGCTGGTGGACTCGGGCAAGCGGGACTTGCGACAATTTATCCGCTATACGGAGAGGGACATTCAATTCTACGCGCCTGTCGCGAAACGCCACCTTCATGAAGGCGGTATGTCTTTGAACGCGATCTGCGCTGCCGCCTTCCGGCAGAGCGACAATAGTGCAGCCAATCTCATCTTGCAGGAATTAGGCGGCCCGGCGGGCTGGACGCGATTTGCAAGGCAGATCAATGACCCTGTCTCCCGCCTCGACCGTTATGAACCGGCTTTGAACGCGGCGGAAGCCGGTGATGAACGAGATACGACCTCTCCCGAGGCGATGCGCCGCAATATTGAAAAGATTTTGACCGGTAACGTCCTGTCCCGCCCCTCCCGGCGACGCCTCACTTATTGGATGCGCAATGCCCCACTGACATCCTCCCTGATACAATCCGGGCTGGGGCGCAAGGCGGATGTCTATGACAAATCCGGCGCGGGCGCACATGGCACGCGCGGCGATATTGGTCTTGTCAATCTCCGTGACGGCACGATGATGTCGGTCGCCATATATCTCACAGGCACGACGCTGAGTCGCCGGGCGCAGGATCGCCTCATCGCGGAAATCACACGCCGTATTGTCCGACAGTTTTTTCCGACTTAA
- the gloB gene encoding hydroxyacylglutathione hydrolase has translation MKMHVTPLRAFGDNYIWMIHDPQTGTIAVVDPGEAAPVFEALENASLDAILLTHHHQDHIGGAEALRSVTGARIIGAASQAHRLPRLDVAVKEGDVIEVGALRGNVMETPGHVLGHLSFFFPEGPALFSGDTLFSMGCGRLFEGTPEMMFQTLKKYAALPDETKLYCGHEYTLSNLAFARTLNPNDDALRAYDLKARALRDAGQPTLPSLLGEERQLNPFLTANSSGKLGQLRALKDSF, from the coding sequence ATGAAAATGCACGTCACCCCCCTGCGAGCTTTCGGGGATAATTACATATGGATGATCCATGATCCGCAAACCGGCACGATTGCGGTGGTGGACCCTGGCGAGGCCGCACCCGTTTTCGAAGCGTTGGAAAATGCATCGTTGGATGCAATTTTGCTGACCCATCACCATCAGGACCATATTGGCGGTGCGGAGGCTTTACGGTCAGTCACAGGGGCGCGCATCATCGGGGCGGCGTCCCAGGCGCATCGATTGCCGCGCCTTGATGTGGCCGTCAAAGAAGGGGACGTCATTGAGGTGGGGGCCTTGCGCGGCAACGTCATGGAAACGCCCGGCCATGTGCTGGGGCATCTCAGCTTTTTCTTCCCGGAAGGGCCGGCTTTATTCAGTGGAGACACGTTATTCAGCATGGGCTGCGGTCGCCTGTTTGAGGGGACGCCGGAAATGATGTTCCAAACGCTTAAGAAATACGCCGCCCTGCCCGACGAGACGAAACTCTATTGCGGGCATGAATATACATTGTCCAACCTCGCTTTCGCCCGCACGCTCAACCCCAATGATGATGCTCTCCGCGCTTACGATCTGAAAGCGCGGGCCTTACGTGACGCCGGGCAGCCGACCCTGCCAAGCCTTCTGGGGGAGGAGCGGCAGCTCAATCCGTTCCTAACCGCCAATTCGAGTGGGAAACTTGGCCAGTTGCGGGCTTTGAAAGATTCCTTCTGA
- a CDS encoding lysophospholipid acyltransferase family protein codes for MRVARSIFFQLYFFILTIIMGLGALPLRLLKRQDCALTYARLWSRLTLLGLSKICGIEIVIIGRENIPNTPCLIASQHQSFFDGFVWMNLVERPAYIIKKELTRIPLVGPMLILSGMIPVERSAGSKALRCLIRDTQDRFDDRRQVIIFPQGTRVKPGERVPLQPGIMALAKQANAPVVPVATNSGLFWPRKGWTKFPGTLKIVIGPALAMDSSRGNLIATIDASWQALEKSGGLYNHVDNSVDVTEENIVPAMPQGNKGAALDAPG; via the coding sequence ATGCGCGTCGCGCGAAGCATATTTTTCCAGCTCTATTTTTTTATACTGACCATTATCATGGGACTGGGCGCATTGCCGCTCCGCCTCCTCAAGCGCCAGGATTGCGCATTGACCTATGCCCGGCTCTGGAGCCGCCTGACGCTTCTGGGGCTCAGCAAAATATGCGGGATTGAAATCGTCATTATCGGACGGGAAAACATCCCCAACACGCCGTGCCTGATTGCCTCTCAACATCAATCGTTTTTTGACGGGTTCGTCTGGATGAATCTTGTTGAGAGGCCAGCCTATATCATCAAGAAGGAATTGACACGCATCCCGCTTGTCGGCCCGATGCTGATATTATCCGGGATGATCCCGGTCGAGCGCTCCGCCGGGTCAAAAGCGCTTCGCTGCCTGATCCGGGATACACAGGATCGTTTCGATGACCGACGTCAGGTGATCATCTTCCCGCAGGGCACGCGCGTCAAACCGGGAGAACGCGTGCCACTCCAGCCCGGCATCATGGCGCTGGCGAAGCAGGCCAATGCGCCCGTCGTCCCTGTTGCCACAAATTCAGGTCTTTTCTGGCCCCGTAAAGGTTGGACGAAATTTCCGGGCACGTTGAAAATCGTCATCGGCCCCGCTTTGGCCATGGATAGCAGCCGCGGAAACCTCATCGCCACGATCGATGCCTCCTGGCAGGCGCTGGAAAAATCCGGGGGCTTGTATAACCATGTGGATAACTCTGTGGACGTAACTGAGGAGAACATTGTCCCAGCCATGCCCCAAGGGAATAAAGGCGCGGCCCTCGACGCGCCGGGCTGA